Proteins from one Candidatus Zixiibacteriota bacterium genomic window:
- the rsmD gene encoding 16S rRNA (guanine(966)-N(2))-methyltransferase RsmD: protein MRIIAGRYKGRRLRPVPGDTVRSTSDRAKESLFNILAGELAGAWVLDLFCGAGTLGLEALSRGAARVVFVDSSRKSLKRAAENAASLGIESEAVFYGAQAAVALRTLAYRRLSFSVILADPPYGEGWAARTLTAVAESDCRAAEGVLVIEHHKKDLPGDPPVGFSLWTSRRFGDTVMSLWRWSRGGDHADRSSSADHGAP from the coding sequence TTGAGAATTATCGCCGGACGATACAAGGGGAGGCGTCTGCGGCCGGTTCCCGGGGATACGGTGCGCTCGACCTCCGACCGCGCCAAGGAGTCGCTGTTCAATATCCTGGCTGGCGAGCTTGCGGGGGCTTGGGTACTCGATCTTTTCTGCGGTGCGGGGACACTCGGTCTGGAGGCGCTTTCACGCGGTGCGGCCCGGGTGGTGTTCGTCGATTCCTCCCGCAAGTCACTCAAGCGGGCGGCGGAAAACGCCGCCTCGCTCGGGATTGAATCGGAAGCGGTCTTCTATGGCGCGCAGGCGGCCGTGGCTCTGCGGACTCTGGCCTATAGACGCCTGTCGTTCTCTGTGATCCTCGCCGACCCGCCCTATGGGGAGGGTTGGGCGGCACGGACTCTCACGGCCGTCGCAGAATCCGACTGCCGGGCGGCGGAGGGAGTTCTCGTCATCGAACACCATAAGAAGGATCTCCCCGGCGATCCGCCGGTCGGGTTTTCTCTGTGGACAAGCCGCCGCTTCGGCGATACTGTGATGTCGCTCTGGCGTTGGTCCAGAGGCGGGGATCACGCTGATCGTTCGTCATCCGCCGATCACGGTGCGCCATGA
- the coaD gene encoding pantetheine-phosphate adenylyltransferase, which produces MTESRPTRRLGLYPGSFDPITLGHLDLIDRALALFDHLLIAVADNPSKTPVFSAAERQAMIVDSLGLLKAHEAVARVEVVTFHGLVADLAVDRGAVSIIRGLRAVSDFEFEFQMALTNRTLAPDVETVFLMPNARYTFLSSAIMKNVAAYGGDVSRFVPPAVHARFAERFPSYARRRRPK; this is translated from the coding sequence ATGACCGAATCCCGACCCACGAGACGTCTCGGGTTGTATCCCGGGAGCTTTGACCCGATCACCCTCGGGCATCTGGACCTGATCGACCGCGCCCTGGCGCTGTTCGACCATCTGTTGATTGCCGTGGCGGACAATCCATCCAAGACACCCGTCTTCTCCGCCGCTGAACGGCAGGCGATGATTGTCGATTCACTCGGATTGCTCAAGGCCCACGAGGCGGTCGCGCGCGTCGAAGTCGTGACCTTTCACGGCCTGGTCGCCGATCTGGCGGTAGACCGGGGGGCGGTGTCGATCATCCGCGGGCTGCGCGCCGTCTCCGATTTCGAGTTTGAGTTCCAGATGGCGCTCACCAACCGCACGCTGGCCCCCGATGTCGAGACCGTCTTCCTGATGCCGAATGCCCGCTACACCTTTCTCTCATCGGCGATCATGAAGAATGTCGCCGCGTATGGGGGGGATGTCTCCCGGTTTGTCCCGCCGGCGGTACATGCCCGCTTCGCCGAGCGCTTCCCCTCTTATGCCCGCCGGCGACGGCCGAAGTAG
- a CDS encoding glycosyltransferase family 9 protein: protein MITKTLEQGVKRLGLRLLSVAAPKARPRPTPSDLEHVARILVVKPDERIGNAVLVTPLLVALKGKFSRARLVLLMGRRFWDLHEHLPSADEFIPFEKARLARNPLGFLALVRRLRSRRFDLVFDAAGDHEVSFTHLALTALSGAKFRVGHDRGDAGLFYEVPVAIPVGPRHAAEMHLDLLRAVTPIRSHPRPLLRPRPDTGFAARFIAEHGWDPALPFIVIHPGARGRKQWPPAQFVRVIELLKSRLDANLALVWGPADTGAAIAIRDQTDIAAAGVLPLADFLSLVRRSTVFVSGDCGPMHLAAAAGARVVAIFLASDPEKYRPLGLEDITLDGRATPPDPGTVADAVITIASSSRRLRQGELPLAGAGTAT, encoded by the coding sequence ATGATCACGAAAACCCTCGAACAAGGCGTCAAGCGCCTCGGTCTCCGTCTCTTGTCCGTCGCCGCTCCCAAGGCCCGACCGCGGCCAACGCCATCCGATCTGGAGCATGTGGCGCGCATTCTGGTCGTGAAACCCGATGAGCGCATCGGCAATGCGGTCTTGGTGACGCCGTTGCTGGTGGCGCTGAAAGGGAAGTTCTCGCGCGCCCGACTGGTGCTGCTCATGGGGCGTCGCTTCTGGGATCTGCACGAGCATCTTCCCTCCGCCGATGAGTTCATCCCGTTCGAGAAGGCCCGCCTGGCGCGCAACCCGCTGGGCTTCCTGGCGCTGGTCCGCCGACTCCGTTCACGACGCTTCGATCTGGTCTTCGATGCCGCCGGGGATCACGAGGTATCGTTCACACACCTGGCGTTGACCGCGTTGTCGGGGGCGAAGTTCCGTGTCGGGCACGATCGCGGTGACGCCGGGCTGTTCTACGAAGTCCCGGTCGCCATTCCCGTCGGACCACGCCACGCCGCCGAGATGCACCTCGATTTGTTGCGCGCCGTCACTCCGATCCGATCACACCCCCGGCCACTGCTGCGCCCGCGACCCGACACCGGTTTTGCCGCGCGGTTCATCGCGGAGCACGGTTGGGACCCGGCGCTCCCCTTCATCGTGATCCACCCCGGCGCCAGAGGCCGGAAGCAATGGCCTCCGGCGCAGTTTGTTCGCGTCATCGAATTGCTGAAATCGCGGCTGGACGCGAATCTCGCCTTGGTCTGGGGACCGGCCGACACCGGGGCCGCCATAGCGATACGGGATCAGACAGACATCGCCGCCGCAGGTGTTTTGCCCCTCGCCGATTTCCTGTCGCTGGTGCGACGTTCAACCGTCTTCGTCTCGGGTGATTGCGGCCCGATGCACCTGGCCGCCGCGGCCGGCGCCCGCGTCGTTGCGATCTTTCTGGCCAGCGATCCGGAGAAGTACCGTCCCTTGGGTCTTGAGGATATCACGCTCGACGGGCGCGCGACACCCCCCGATCCCGGGACAGTGGCCGATGCCGTCATCACAATCGCCTCAAGCTCACGGCGTCTCCGACAGGGCGAGCTGCCGCTGGCCGGGGCCGGCACCGCAACATGA
- a CDS encoding ABC transporter ATP-binding protein, which translates to MNRESHRHENGPRRAPLLRFLAYARPYWRHLLVSMLATVCFVILSAALIWLVGPLVGTLFGTHVSVPGGIALPASGLGGSEGVLARIKAAVLGWMHDLVVRPDPVATLARLCAAILMISLLKNLLLYVQTFMVALVQQRLIRVLRDQLFEHYHDLSLAYFTRTRTGQIISRVAHDVRVLNDMLDLGFSHLLRDPLLVLVLLGSLFVISWKLTLLALLVLPLSVAAMTIVWRYMRRYSRRSQERMADLNSILEESVGGVRVVKAFGMEKYEIGRFGGANRAFYRAMVKMARVRLGSSPVNEFLGTVAGVTILWFGGRAVLSGAGLSPSDFLTYIFLVFSMIQPVKVLANVHAKIAEGQAAAERVFAALDTPVEVQDLPGARPVESFTQEIVYTGVGFHYGQGEWVLRDIDLSVPKGHSVALVGPSGGGKSTLCDLLARFYDPVEGAILLDGADLRSFTVRSLRAHLGVVTQDVVLFNDTVVRNIAYGCPDVDMAQLRRAADAAYALEFIEALPEGFDTVIGPRGARLSGGQRQRLAIARAIFKDPPILIFDEATSALDTESEFAVQRAIDNLLHDRTALIVAHRLSTIRNADLIAVVDGGRIVERGRHEELLARGGLYCRLHAMQFADESSTPEPDASPRPVL; encoded by the coding sequence ATGAACAGGGAATCCCATCGCCACGAGAACGGCCCGCGCCGCGCGCCCCTGCTGCGTTTCTTGGCGTATGCGCGTCCCTACTGGCGGCATCTGTTGGTCTCGATGCTGGCCACCGTCTGCTTCGTCATCCTCTCAGCGGCGCTGATCTGGCTCGTCGGCCCGTTGGTCGGCACTCTGTTCGGCACGCACGTCTCTGTCCCCGGCGGAATCGCTCTGCCGGCATCCGGCCTGGGCGGCTCCGAGGGCGTTCTTGCCCGGATCAAGGCCGCCGTGCTCGGCTGGATGCACGATCTCGTGGTGCGTCCCGATCCCGTGGCCACGCTCGCGCGTCTCTGCGCCGCCATTCTCATGATCTCGCTGCTGAAGAACCTCCTCTTGTATGTCCAGACGTTCATGGTGGCGCTGGTGCAACAGCGGCTGATACGCGTCCTGCGCGACCAGCTCTTCGAGCACTATCACGATCTGTCGCTGGCGTACTTCACGCGTACCCGGACCGGCCAGATCATTTCGCGTGTCGCCCACGATGTCCGTGTCCTCAACGATATGCTCGATCTGGGCTTCTCGCACCTGTTGCGCGATCCGCTGCTGGTCCTGGTGCTGCTGGGTTCTCTCTTCGTCATCAGTTGGAAGCTGACCCTGCTGGCCCTGTTGGTTTTGCCCTTGTCGGTCGCGGCAATGACCATTGTCTGGCGCTACATGCGGCGCTATTCGCGACGCTCCCAGGAGCGAATGGCCGATCTGAACTCGATCCTCGAAGAATCGGTCGGCGGCGTGCGCGTGGTCAAGGCCTTCGGTATGGAGAAGTATGAAATCGGACGCTTCGGCGGTGCCAATCGCGCCTTCTATCGTGCCATGGTGAAGATGGCCCGCGTCCGTCTCGGCAGTTCCCCCGTCAATGAGTTCTTGGGCACCGTCGCCGGGGTCACGATCCTCTGGTTTGGCGGCCGCGCGGTGCTTTCGGGTGCCGGGCTGTCGCCGAGCGATTTTCTCACCTACATATTCCTTGTCTTCTCCATGATTCAACCGGTCAAGGTCCTGGCGAATGTCCATGCCAAGATCGCCGAGGGTCAGGCGGCCGCCGAGCGCGTCTTCGCCGCGCTCGATACGCCGGTCGAAGTGCAGGATCTGCCGGGCGCGCGCCCCGTGGAGTCGTTCACTCAGGAAATCGTCTACACGGGTGTCGGCTTTCACTATGGGCAGGGAGAGTGGGTGTTGCGCGACATCGACCTGTCTGTCCCGAAGGGGCATTCGGTGGCGCTGGTCGGTCCCTCCGGCGGGGGGAAGTCGACACTCTGCGACCTTCTAGCCCGGTTCTACGATCCGGTCGAGGGCGCGATCCTCCTCGATGGCGCCGATCTGCGCTCCTTCACCGTGCGTTCCTTGCGCGCCCATCTCGGCGTCGTGACTCAGGATGTGGTCTTATTCAATGACACCGTCGTGCGCAACATCGCCTATGGTTGTCCCGATGTCGACATGGCGCAGTTGCGCCGGGCGGCCGATGCCGCCTACGCCTTGGAGTTCATCGAGGCGCTCCCCGAAGGATTCGACACAGTCATCGGTCCGCGCGGCGCCCGCCTCTCCGGGGGACAAAGGCAGCGTTTGGCGATCGCCCGCGCGATCTTCAAGGACCCGCCGATTTTGATCTTCGATGAGGCCACCAGCGCGCTCGACACCGAATCGGAGTTCGCCGTACAACGCGCCATCGACAATCTCCTCCACGACCGCACCGCGCTGATCGTCGCCCACCGGCTGTCGACCATCCGCAACGCCGATCTGATCGCCGTGGTCGATGGCGGGCGCATCGTCGAACGCGGCCGCCATGAGGAGCTGTTGGCCCGAGGCGGACTCTACTGCCGTCTCCATGCCATGCAGTTCGCCGATGAATCCTCCACTCCGGAACCCGATGCCTCCCCGCGTCCTGTTCTGTGA
- a CDS encoding glycosyltransferase codes for MPPRVLFCDSSADWGGVEHWMTITAGELHRRGWSVTVAGRAKGELLARSAAAGVPTVGWPFRWVIDPVTVWAARRYMLRERPELTVVALGNDIRTVKLASASMRIPIVWRLGVPYPRLGMRHRLTGKGGVDRVIVPSQFMAARLAQNAWLKGKIDVIPNGLGAVEVPSASRVAQTRRDLGWRDDEIVILWVGRFKLQKGVDTLLQAFAALRRLSEPQQLRLVLVGTGPEDMRLRRLSESLGLEHVVEFAGYQREPSPYFDACDILALPSHVETFGNVLLEAMARAKPIVASNTGGIPEVVGPDSALLVPAQDESALTASLHELVSNLSRRRTMGEAGRQRFLAHFTLERMGDDIESSFRRILDPTLG; via the coding sequence ATGCCTCCCCGCGTCCTGTTCTGTGACTCGTCAGCCGATTGGGGTGGCGTCGAACACTGGATGACCATCACCGCCGGTGAGTTGCACCGCCGGGGATGGAGTGTGACCGTGGCCGGACGCGCAAAAGGAGAGCTTCTGGCCCGATCCGCTGCCGCAGGGGTGCCGACCGTGGGGTGGCCGTTTCGCTGGGTGATCGATCCCGTCACCGTCTGGGCAGCGCGGCGCTACATGTTGCGGGAACGACCTGAACTGACCGTCGTCGCGCTCGGGAATGACATCCGCACTGTGAAGTTGGCGTCGGCAAGTATGCGCATTCCGATCGTCTGGCGCCTCGGTGTGCCCTACCCGCGACTCGGGATGCGCCATCGACTAACCGGGAAAGGCGGTGTGGATCGCGTGATCGTGCCCTCGCAATTCATGGCGGCGCGCCTCGCCCAGAATGCTTGGTTGAAGGGGAAGATCGATGTCATCCCCAATGGCCTCGGGGCGGTCGAAGTCCCTTCGGCGTCCCGCGTTGCCCAGACCCGGCGGGACTTGGGTTGGCGTGATGACGAGATCGTCATTCTCTGGGTGGGACGCTTCAAACTCCAGAAGGGAGTTGATACCCTCCTTCAAGCATTCGCCGCGTTGCGGCGTTTATCCGAGCCTCAACAACTGCGCCTCGTCCTCGTCGGCACCGGTCCCGAGGATATGCGATTGCGTCGTCTGTCCGAGTCACTCGGACTGGAGCATGTCGTGGAGTTTGCCGGCTACCAGCGCGAGCCATCGCCCTACTTCGATGCCTGCGACATTCTCGCGCTCCCGTCCCATGTTGAGACGTTCGGCAACGTGCTGCTGGAAGCGATGGCGCGCGCCAAGCCGATTGTGGCCTCGAACACCGGCGGCATTCCGGAGGTCGTCGGCCCCGATTCTGCCCTACTGGTTCCCGCGCAGGATGAATCGGCGTTGACCGCATCTCTCCATGAGCTTGTCTCTAACCTTTCACGTCGACGCACCATGGGCGAGGCGGGACGGCAACGCTTCCTGGCGCACTTCACATTGGAGCGGATGGGAGACGACATTGAGTCGTCCTTCCGACGAATCTTGGATCCGACGTTGGGTTGA
- a CDS encoding glycosyltransferase family 4 protein: MPSRDHSVLFCDSLPFWGGGEHWMVTMAGAIRERGWQATIAGRHGAEIINRAISVGVPTVAWPYRRDFDLATIIAAHRYLKFNRPDSVVLTTGRDIRTVGLAARWLRIPVVWRMGLKPKHNWIHRVTGRWVVDHVLAPSEYVRGELEQFPWLRGKTTVIPNGIAPIPPPDIERIRAARMALDLPTDELIILYAGRLLAVKGVDILIRAYAALVPPFPGSRLVLVGDGGDRERFQRLVVDAGIEGHVEFRGYTTDPAAYLDACDLLALASRSETFGFVLLEAMQRGKAIVATRVGAVSEVVTDECALLVPPENHQSLSEAIGALLSDAARRRVLGEAGHRRFMQHFTADRMIESTMQFFEQVIADHQRMR; encoded by the coding sequence ATGCCTTCGCGAGACCACAGCGTCCTCTTCTGCGACAGTCTCCCTTTCTGGGGCGGTGGTGAGCATTGGATGGTCACGATGGCCGGGGCCATCAGGGAACGAGGCTGGCAGGCGACCATTGCCGGACGTCACGGCGCCGAGATCATCAATCGCGCCATCTCCGTAGGCGTCCCGACGGTTGCCTGGCCCTATCGTCGCGATTTCGACCTCGCCACGATCATCGCCGCGCATCGATATCTCAAGTTCAACCGCCCTGATTCGGTTGTCCTCACGACGGGACGCGACATCCGCACAGTCGGGCTGGCCGCTCGTTGGCTTCGAATTCCCGTGGTCTGGCGCATGGGGCTGAAGCCCAAGCACAACTGGATTCATCGCGTCACCGGACGATGGGTCGTGGACCACGTGCTGGCGCCGTCCGAGTATGTCCGCGGTGAGCTGGAGCAATTCCCCTGGTTGCGCGGCAAGACAACCGTCATTCCCAATGGCATTGCACCGATACCACCACCCGACATCGAGCGCATTCGCGCGGCGCGGATGGCGCTGGATCTGCCGACGGACGAGTTGATCATCCTCTACGCGGGCCGCCTGCTCGCCGTCAAAGGTGTTGATATCCTGATCCGGGCGTACGCGGCCCTTGTTCCCCCGTTCCCTGGGAGCCGACTCGTTCTCGTCGGTGACGGCGGCGATCGCGAACGCTTCCAACGTTTGGTTGTCGACGCCGGCATCGAGGGGCACGTGGAATTCCGGGGTTACACGACAGATCCCGCCGCGTATCTTGACGCCTGCGATCTGCTCGCGCTGGCATCGCGGTCCGAGACCTTCGGCTTCGTACTGCTGGAAGCGATGCAGCGGGGCAAAGCAATTGTTGCGACTCGTGTCGGCGCGGTATCGGAGGTCGTGACGGATGAGTGCGCCCTCTTGGTGCCGCCGGAAAATCACCAGTCCCTGTCGGAGGCGATCGGTGCATTGCTGTCGGATGCAGCCCGTCGCCGGGTGCTCGGCGAGGCCGGGCACCGCCGTTTCATGCAACACTTCACCGCGGACCGAATGATCGAGTCGACCATG